The Cucumis melo cultivar AY chromosome 6, USDA_Cmelo_AY_1.0, whole genome shotgun sequence genome includes a region encoding these proteins:
- the LOC127149981 gene encoding uncharacterized protein LOC127149981 encodes MPPRRGTRRGGGRGGRGAGRGQPEAPPVAPAVDPNAPVTQADLAAMEQRYQDMLQAALAPFLAAQQNQAAPVQAEAAPAQAQAAPVQAQAVAPPAPEEAQPVPVQLSAEAKHLRDFRKYNPKTFDGSMDNPTKAQMWLTSIETIFRYMKCPEDQKVQCAVFFLEDRGTAWWETAERMLGGDVSKITWEQFKENFYAKFFSANVKHAKLQEFLNLEQGDMTVEQYDAEFDMLSRFAPDMVRDEAARTEKFVRGLRLDLQGIVRALRPATHADALRIALDLSLPERADASKAAGRGSALGQKRKVETQPDVAPQRTLRSGGVFQRHRRELAAAGRTLRELPACTTCGRVHGGRCLAGSGVCFRCRQPGHTADMCPRKPFETTPPQPPAAQQGRVFATTRQEAERAGTVVTGTLPILGHYAFVLFDSGSSHSFISSVFVQHVGLEVEPLGSVLSVSTPSGEVLLSKEQIKACRVEIANRMLDVTLLVLDMQDFDVILGMDWLSANHANIDCYGKEVVFNPPSEASFKFRGAGMVCIPKVISAMKASKLLSQGTWGILASVVDVREPEVSLSSEPVVREYPDVFPDELPGLPPPREVDFAIELEPGTAPISRAPYRMAPTELKELKVQLQELLDKGFIRPSVSPWGAPVLFVKKKDGSMRLCIDYRELNKVTVKNRYPLPRIDDLFDQLQGATVFSKIDLRSGYHQLRIRDGDIPKTAFRSRYGHYEFVVMSFGLTNAPAVFMDLMNRVFKEFLDSFVIVFIDDILIYSKTEAEHEEHLHQVLETLRANKLYAKFSKCEFWLRKVTFLGHVVSSEGVSVDPAKIEAVTNWTRPSTVSEIRSFLGLAGYYRRFVEDFSRIASPLTQLTKKGTPFCLEPSLREELSGAQTEASDCTGPDSARWFGKLCNL; translated from the coding sequence atgccgccacgtagaggtacacgccgaggaggtggtaggggaggcagaggagccggtcgtggccagccggaggcgccacctgttgcaccggcagtcgacccaaacgcaccggtcacccaggcggatctcgccgcgatggagcagcgttatcaggacatgctgcaagctgctttggcgcctttccttgccgcccagcagaaccaggccgcccctgttcaggccgaggccgcccctgctcaggcccaggccgcccctgttcaggctcaggccgtcgctcctccagcccctgaggaagctcaaccagtaccagttcaactgtcggccgaggcgaaacacttacgggatttcaggaagtataatcccaagacctttgacggatccatggacaaccccacaaaggcccaaatgtggttgacgtccatagagaccattttccggtacatgaagtgcccagaagaccagaaggtgcagtgtgcagtcttcttcttggaggacaggggcaccgcctggtgggagaccgcggagagaatgctagggggcgatgtaagcaaaataacatgggagcagttcaaggagaacttctatgctaagtttttctccgccaatgtgaagcacgccaagctgcaagagttcctaaacttggagcaaggcgacatgacggtggagcagtacgacgccgagttcgatatgctgtcccgctttgctcccgatatggtaagagatgaggctgccaggacggagaaatttgttagaggactcaggctagaccttcagggcattgtcagagccctccgcccagccacgcatgctgatgcactacgtatagcactggatttgagcctgcctgagagagccgatgcgtctaaggctgccggcagagggtcagccttgggacagaagagaaaggttgagacgcagcctgacgtagcaccgcagcgaacactgaggtcaggaggtgtcttccagagacaccgacgggagcttgcagcagccgggaggactctgagagagctacccgcttgtactacctgcgggagagtccacggaggtcgttgcttggctggaagtggagtctgctttaggtgcagacagccggggcacactgctgatatgtgtcctcggaaaccctttgagacgacaccgccccagcctcctgcggcccagcaggggagagttttcgccactacccggcaggaggccgagcgagctggcactgtggtgacaggtacgctcccaattttggggcactatgcttttgtgctatttgactctgggtcatcccactcgtttatatcctccgttttcgttcagcatgtgggtttagaggtagagcctttgggtagtgttttgtcggtttctactccatctggggaggtcctgttatccaaagaacaaataaaggcatgtcgggtagagatagcgaatcgtatgttagacgtgaccttgctagtgttagacatgcaggattttgatgtgatactaggcatggattggctatcagccaaccatgcaaatatagactgttatggcaaggaagttgtcttcaaccctccctccgaggctagtttcaaattcaggggggcaggcatggtatgtatacccaaggtcatctcagccatgaaggctagtaaactactcagccagggtacttggggtattttggcaagcgtagtggatgtgagagagccggaagtttccctatcttccgaaccagtggtaagagagtaccccgacgtttttccagacgaacttccaggacttccgcctcccagagaagtagacttcgctatcgagttagagccgggcactgccccaatctcgagggccccttacagaatggctccaaccgaactaaaggagttgaaggtccagttacaggagttgctggacaaaggcttcatccggcccagtgtgtcgccttggggagccccagtattgttcgtgaagaagaaggatgggtcaatgcgcctttgtattgactaccgagagctgaacaaggtgacagtcaaaaaccgctaccccttgcccaggattgatgacctgttcgatcagttgcagggagccaccgtcttctccaagatcgacctgcgatcaggctatcaccagttgaggattagggacggtgacatccccaagacggccttccgatcgaggtacggacattacgaattcgttgtgatgtctttcggcttgactaacgctcctgcagtattcatggatctgatgaacagggtgtttaaggagtttctagactcgttcgtcatagtcttcattgacgacatcctcatttactcaaaaactgaggctgagcacgaggagcacttacaccaagttttggagacccttcgagccaacaagttgtatgccaagttctccaagtgtgaattctggttaaggaaggtgacgtttcttggccacgtggtttccagtgagggagtttcagtagatcccgcaaagattgaagcggtgaccaactggacccgaccgtccacggttagtgaaattcgaagttttctgggcttggcaggttactacaggaggttcgtggaagacttctcacgtatagccagcccgttgacccagttgaccaagaagggaacccccttttgtctggagcccagcttgcgagaggagctttcaggagctcaaacagaagctagtgactgcaccggtcctgacagtgcccgatggttcgggaaactttgtaatctatag